Within Meleagris gallopavo isolate NT-WF06-2002-E0010 breed Aviagen turkey brand Nicholas breeding stock unplaced genomic scaffold, Turkey_5.1 ChrUn_random_7180001869770, whole genome shotgun sequence, the genomic segment GGACCCCCAaggcagcccccagcccccccaggacccccagaGGAGGCTGACCGTGCGGCGAGTAGACGCGCAGGTtgatggggatgggggagaTGCCCTTGTTGGTGCCCGTCACCCGGTCGGTCTCCGCTTCGATCTCCTGCCGCACCTCATCGAAATCCGTGAACTTCTTGGATTTGCAGTGCAAGAACTCGGCATATTCTGAGACAACGGGGACAAGGGGACGTTACTGGGGGGGTCCGGCCCAGAGCTGCACTGGGGGCACCTCAGCACCTCGGAGCAGTGGGAGAAGGGGGGCTTTTAGGAGCAGCTGCCGGGAGGTGGTGGGGGGGGGTCAGAAACCCGCCGTGCTCAGAGCCCGATGGAGCGGGGGCAGAAGCCAAACGCCCACAGAGCACCTCGTCACTGGGGTAACCAGGGTGCTGTGGGGATAACTGGACACCGGGGAGCAGAGGGGCGCCCGCCTCCACCCTCCCCTTCTCGTTCCCCAGCCTGAGGACTTAACGCCCAGGGAAGGACAGACGGACTCTCACGGGGgctctccctctgctcccccCCCAACGTCGCCCTCACCCCGAGGTTTGCTCCCCAGAGCCCAAACCCCACCGCGGGGAGCGGGGAGACCCAAGCGAAGCAGAACTGGGGCCAAACGCCCCGGTCGGGGTGAAGGCTGCCCGCGAAGGGCCGTACCGGTCTTGGAGAAGATGAGCTGCAGGATGAGCGGCCGCCGGGTGACGATGCCGGAGCCGCGGGGCAGGAAATCCCTGCAGGGACGGAAGGAAGCGGCGGTGAGGGGAGGGNNNNNNNNNNNNNNNNNNNNNNNNNNNNNNNNNNNNNNNNNNNNNNNNNNNNNNNNNNNNNNNNNNNNNNNNNNNNNNNNNNNNNNNNNNNNNNNNNNNNNNNNNNNNNNNNNNNNNNNNNNNNNNNNNNNNNNNNNNNNNNNNNNNNNNNNNNNNNNNNNNNNNNNNNNNNNNNNNNNNNNNNNNNNNNNNNNNNNNNNNNNNNNNNNNNNNNNNNNNNNNNNNNNNNNNNNNNNNNNNNNNNNNNNNNNNNNNNNNNNNNNNNNNNNNNNNNNNNNNNNNNNNNNNNNNNNNNNNNNNNNNNNNNNNNNNNNNNNNNNNNNNNNNNNNNNNNNNNNNNNNNNNNNNNNNNNNNNNNNNNNNNNNNNNNNNNNNNNNNNNNNNNNNNNNNNNNNNNNNNNNNNNNNNNNNNNNNNNNNNNNNNNNNNNNNNNNNNNNNNNNNNNNNNNNNNNNNNNNNNNNNNNNNNNNNNNNNNNNNNNNNNNNNNNNNNNNNNNNNNNNNNNNNNNNNNNNNNNNNNNNNNNNNNNNNNNNNNNNNNNNNNNNNNNNNNNNNNNNNNNNNNNNNNNNNNNNNNNNNNNNNNNNNNNNNNNNNNNNNNNNNNNNNNNNNNNNNNNNNNNNNNNNNNNNNNNNNNNNNNNNNNNNNNNNNNNNNNNNNNNNNNNNNNNNNNNNNNNNNNNNNNNNNNNNNNNNNNNNNNNNNNNNNNNNNNNNNNNNNNNNNNNNNNNNNNNNNNNNNNNNNNNNNNNNNNNNNNNNNNNNNNNNNNNNNNNNNNNNNNNNNNNNNNNNNNNNNNNNNNNNNNNNNNNNNNNNNNNNNNNNNNNNNNNNNNNNNNNNNNNNNNNNNNNNNNNNNNNNNNNNNNNNNNNNNNNNNNNNNNNNNNNNNNNNNNNNNNNNNNNNNNNNNNNNNNNNNNNNNNNNNNNNNNNNNNNNNNNNNNNNNNNNNNNNNNNNNNNNNNNNNNNNNNNNNNNNNNNNNNNNNNNNNNNNNNNNNNNNNNNNNNNNNNNNNNNNNNNNNNNNNNNNNNNNNNNNNNNNNNNNNNNNNNNNNNNNNNNNNNNNNNNNNNNNNNNNNNNNNNNNNNNNNNNNNNNNNNNNNNNNNNNNNNNNNNNNNNNNNNNNNNNNNNNNNNNNNNNNNNNNNNNNNNNNNNNNNNNNNNNNNNNNNNNNNNNNNNNNNACCcagcccagcacccagcccagcccccagcccagcaaacagcacccagcccagcaaacagcacccagcccagcctgcCCTGAGCGCAGCGCCCCGGCTGCAGCCTTACagggaggaggagcagcagccctccctgccctccctgcCCGGCTCTGGGTGGCGCAGCCCAGGACACCGCCGGCCCTCCTGGCCCCCAGGGCGCCCTGCTGCCTCGTGCCCATGGATTCCGCTCCCCAGAGCCCAGAATTCTCCAAGAAACCCCAACATTCAGATCCTCCAACTGCCGGGATTCCGCCCCCAACCCCCAGCGTTCAGCTCCTGGCAGCACCGCGATTCCAGCAAACCCCCGGAATTCCAGCCCCTGGGACCCCCCCACCCGGCCTGGATCCCAAAGATCCCGCTTCCCATCACGCCCCATTGAGGCCGTGCTCCCACAACGGCCCCATTGTCAGGGCTGCTCTCCGTGCCCGGCTCCAGGGCCGCCCCTCCGGCAGCTGTGGGGCACCGTGCGCGGCTCCATGCCTGCCGCTCTGCAGGCTGTCCTCACATTCCCAGTCCCTCATCCCAACCTCCCACCCCCATCCTCTCCTCATCCCTTCTCCCACCCCTCTCCTCCACTCCCACCCTCCCCATTGCTCTCTCCCACTCGTCCTCCCACCCCCACCGCTCCCTTCGTTCCCTTTCCCCCATTCCCAACGCTCTCTTCCCCATTCTTCCGCTCCCATCACCCTTTTCCCATTCCCAATTCtcctcccccatccccatcacTCCTGCCCTCCCCATCCCCAATTCTGCCCCCGTCCTCATTGCTCTCCTTCATTCCCATCACCCTTTTCCCATTCCCATCACCCTTTTCCCATTCCCATCACCCTTTTCCCATTCCCATCACCCTTTTCCCATTCCCAATTCtcctcccccatccccatcacTCCTGCCCTCCCCATCCCCAATTCTCCCCCCGTCCTCATTGCTCTGCTCCATTCCCAGCGctccattcccattcccatcacccttttcccattcccattccattcccactgctctccccccattCCCACCCCCCCGGCTGCACACAGCACGGCTCGATGCCGGATCGTTAGCACAGCTAATTAGCGCTGTCCCCATCACCcaacccagcagcacagcaaggctGGGGGAGGCGAGGACATCAGGgcccccatcccatcccatcccatcccatcccatccccaggTATCCCAATTATCGCAATTAGCACAGCCTCAATCCGCACTGGGAGGACGTGGGGCCgcccaccccatccccacacacaacaattaattaattatcaCAGCTGCAATCCTCCCTCCTCCTTATCTCCGCCCGCCACTTCCATGGGTGTGTGTGCCATTGTAGGGCAGATGATGTCACCCTGCATGTGACCACGGGAAGGACATCCTGCGTGTAATTAGCTGCTAATTAACCAGGGAACGTCGTTAGGCACCCAAccatccctgctgtgctggggacgGGCAGCACTGAGAGGCGCCGTGCAAGAAATGCCCCTTTTTGGGGCAGAAATGGGGAAGGAGAGACAAAAATCAAACGGCTCCGGGGTCAAAACAGCCCCAAATAACCCCAAGTTGTGGGGTGGGGTGTTTGGGGGTCACAAAATGCCCCAAAGGGGGGAAATGGCCCCATATGGGGGGGTGAGGCACCGAGGTTGGCGCTGCGGGACCAAAAAGGCCCAAAATGGATGGAAAAAGGTGTGAGGTTGGGACCTTGGGAGACCCGAAACGCCATAAAGTGAGGAAAAATGAGGAGGTTTGGTGCTTTGGGGTCCAAAACGTTGAGAACATGGAGCGGTTTTGGggctgggaaaacaaaaacagggaaaatgtgaagaaaaagtgGAGGTTTGGGGGCCAGGGAGCAAAAAATAGCGATAAAACGCGAAGAAAAGCGGCAGCACACCCcaaaatgtgaggaaaaaggGGTGGTTTGGGGGCCAGAGAGCAAAATAGGACCCCAAAACGTGAGGAAAAGTGGCGGTTTTGGGGCTGGGAGACCaaaaaatgaccccaaatgtgAGGAATGGGTGGTAATTAACCCCAAAGCGGGAGGGCAAAGTGGCGGCTGAGTGCTTTGAAgtcaaaaaccaaacaaaataggaggacaaaGCGGCAGCTGTGGCGCTGAGGAGCTCCAAAAAGCCCCAAAAGCGGCGGATTTGGGGCTGCGGAGCCAAAAACCCTCAAAGTGTGAGGAAAAGCGGCAGTTAATCCCAAAAGATGAGGATAAAAGCGGCGCTTTTGGGGCTGTGCAGCCGAAAAAGAACCCCAAAACGTGAGGAAAAAGTGGTGGTTAACCCCAAAACATGAAGGAAAGCGGCGGCTCGGGGCTTTGAagccaaaaaaacccaactttgAGGTGAAGTTGGGCACTTTGGAACCAAGGACCCCAGAACGTGAGGAAAAAGGAACAGTTTTGGGAGCACGgaaccaaaaaaccccaaactttGAGGTAAAGTGGGACGGTTTGGTGCTTTGGAGCCAAAGGAAACCCCAAAACGTGAGGGAAAAGTGGTGATTTTGGTGCTCCGGAGCCAAAAAATAACACCAAAACATGAGGGAAAAAGTGGCAATTAACCCCAAAACGTGAGGGAAAAGGGGCGATTTTGGTGCTCCGGAACCAAAGACCCCAAAAcgtgaggaaaaaaagtggcaATTAACCCCAAAACGTGAGGGAAAAGGGGCAGCCTTGGGACTATANNNNNNNNNNNNNNNNNNNNNNNNNNNNNNNNNNNNNNNNNNNNNNNNNNNNNNNNNNNNNNNNNNNNNNNNNNNNNNNNNNNNNNNNNNNNNNNNNNNNNNNNNNNNNNNNNNNNNNNNNNNNNNNNNNNNNNNNNNNNNNNNNNNNNNNNNNNNNNNNNNNNNNNNNNNNNNNNNNNNNNNNNNNNNNNNNNNNNNNNNNNNNNNNNNNNNNNNNNNNNNNNNNNNNNNNNNNNNNNNNNNNNNNNNNNNNNNNNNNNNNNNNNNNNNNNNNNNNNNNNNNNNNNNNNNNNNNNNNNNNNNNNNNNNNNNNNNNNNNNNNNNNNNNNNNNNNNNNNNNNNNNNNNNNNNNNNNNNNNNNNNNNNNNNNNNNNNNNNNNNNNNNNNNNNNNNNNNNNNNNNNNNNNNNNNNNNNNNNNNNNNNNNNNNNNNNNNNNNNNNNNNNNNNNNNNNNNNNNNNNNNNNNNNNNNNNNNNNNNNNNNNNNNNNNNNNNNNNNNNNNNNNNNNNNNNNNNNNNNNNNNNNNNNNNNNNNNNNNNNNNNNNNNNNNNNNNNNNNNNNNNNNNNNNNNNNNNNNNNNNNNNNNNNNNNNNNNNNNNNNNNNNNNNNNNNNNNNNNNNNNNNNNNNNNNNNNNNNNNNNNNNNNNNNNNNNNNNNNNNNNNNNNNNNNNNNNNNNNNNNNNNNNNNNNNNNNNNNNNNNNNNNNNNNNNNNNNNNNNNNNNNNNNNNNNNNNNNNNNNNNNNNNNNNNNNNNNNNNNNNNNNNNNNNNNNNNNNNNNNNNNNNNNNNNNNNNNNNNNNNNNNNNNNNNNNNNNNNNNNNNNNNNNNNNNNNNNNNNNNNNNNNNNNNNNNNNNNNNNNNNNNNNNNNNNNNNNNNNNNNNNNNNNNNNNNNNNNNNNNNNNNNNNNNNNNNNNNNNNNNNNNNNNNNNNNNNNNNNNNNNNNNNGCGGCGGCGGCGGAGACCAAACTTCCCCTCCGCGGAACCTCATCCGGCCCCGGGGCGCCGCTCGGGAtgccccgccccgccccgctcGGATCGGCGCCGCCGTTGGGCGGCTCAGACATCGCTCGGCGAAGACCGTCGCGGGGATTGGTGGGGCGCGCCGTCACTCATGTCGGAGGGAGGGACAGAGCCGTCgttccctcccctcccttctgATTGGCTGATATTTACGTCGCTCGCTACTAACAGCCAACGGGAGGCGGCGCTCCTCTGTCAGCTGAGGCGCGACTCTGCCGCGCCCATCCCCTCCTCAGATGCCCGTTCCGCCGTCCCATTGGTGGAGACATCTGCCGCTCCACAAAGCGAGCCAATCGCTGCCGGAGCGCCACACCCGCCGCTCTCCTCCCGCCCTCTTTCTCATTGGACAGAACGCCCGCCACTCTGCAGCTTACCCAACCCAGACGGAGCGAGGAAAGATCGCGAGTAATGATACGTGAAGCACGTTGTCAATCACGAGATGGAGCAGTTGATTGGCCCGTGGAACAGGAAGAGG encodes:
- the LOC109364557 gene encoding dynamin-related protein 3A-like; the encoded protein is MLGRDLGWGALLLPLCPQRPPAPSSSPSRTPSPDRIPLPVPRANQLLHLVIDNVLHVSLLAIFPRSVWVGDFLPRGSGIVTRRPLILQLIFSKTEYAEFLHCKSKKFTDFDEVRQEIEAETDRVTGTNKGISPIPINLRVYSPHGQPPLG